One region of Blattabacterium cuenoti genomic DNA includes:
- a CDS encoding bifunctional folylpolyglutamate synthase/dihydrofolate synthase: MNYSEIIKWIFKRLPIYQKNGLRSYKPGLKRIQNFCSYLGNPQNYFKSIHVGGTNGKGSTVHMLSSILQEEKYKIGLFTSPHLLDFRERITCNNILIEKDFIIDFIKNNKKFIEKEQISFFEMNTILAFQYFKYKKIDIAIIEVGLGGRLDSTNIIIPEISIITNISMDHTEILGKNKLEIAFEKAGIIKKNVSVIIGSKMSKNIQLIFLKESFKKNAPIYFFTEEKKNLKYQIPFEADYQNLNKNIVLKTIKILHDRKNFIISNKSIKKGLKNVIKNTNFRGRWQILQYYPKIICDIAHNEEGILMVNNQLKKESYERLHLVLGFVKEKKVDKILEYFPIKSFYYFCQPNIDRKFSINDLKKLVYNVLQDKEKISFYNTVKKAFFTAKKKAYKKDLILISGSTFVVSEVLLLY, encoded by the coding sequence TTGAATTATTCAGAAATTATTAAATGGATTTTTAAGCGTCTTCCAATCTATCAAAAAAATGGTTTAAGATCCTATAAACCAGGTTTAAAAAGAATACAAAATTTTTGTTCCTATTTAGGAAATCCTCAAAATTATTTTAAAAGTATTCATGTAGGAGGAACAAATGGAAAAGGATCTACTGTTCATATGTTATCTTCTATTTTACAAGAAGAAAAATATAAAATTGGTTTATTTACTTCTCCTCATTTATTAGATTTTAGAGAAAGAATAACTTGTAATAATATATTAATAGAAAAAGATTTTATTATAGATTTTATTAAAAATAATAAAAAATTTATAGAAAAAGAACAAATTTCTTTTTTTGAAATGAATACTATTTTAGCTTTTCAATATTTTAAATATAAGAAAATTGATATAGCTATTATTGAAGTAGGTTTAGGAGGAAGATTAGATTCTACTAATATTATTATTCCAGAAATATCTATAATTACTAATATTAGCATGGATCATACAGAAATTCTTGGTAAGAATAAATTAGAAATAGCTTTTGAAAAAGCTGGAATAATAAAAAAAAATGTATCAGTAATAATAGGAAGTAAAATGTCAAAAAATATACAACTTATTTTTTTAAAAGAATCCTTTAAAAAAAATGCTCCAATCTATTTTTTTACAGAAGAAAAAAAAAATTTAAAATATCAAATTCCTTTTGAAGCTGATTATCAAAATTTAAATAAAAATATAGTTTTAAAAACTATAAAAATTTTACATGATAGAAAAAATTTTATTATATCTAATAAATCTATAAAAAAAGGATTAAAAAATGTAATAAAAAATACTAATTTTAGAGGTAGATGGCAAATTTTACAATATTATCCAAAAATAATTTGTGATATAGCTCATAATGAGGAAGGCATATTAATGGTAAATAATCAATTAAAAAAAGAATCATATGAAAGATTACATTTAGTTTTGGGTTTTGTAAAAGAAAAAAAAGTAGATAAAATATTAGAATATTTTCCTATTAAATCTTTTTATTATTTTTGTCAACCTAATATAGATAGAAAATTTTCTATTAATGATTTAAAAAAATTAGTATATAATGTTTTACAAGATAAAGAAAAAATAAGTTTTTATAATACAGTAAAAAAAGCTTTTTTTACCGCTAAAAAAAAAGCTTATAAAAAAGACTTAATTTTAATAAGTGGGAGTACTTTTGTTGTATCTGAAGTTTTATTATTATATTAA
- the glnS gene encoding glutamine--tRNA ligase, producing MERIRFRFPPEPNGYLHIGHIKAICLNFELGRKYKSPVNLRFDDTNPVVENKNFIESIKKDIIFLGFKWDKESYASDYFTKLYEWAIKLIKDNKAYVDDQSQNIIKFQRKNPFEIGINSIYRNRSIDENLDLFDKMKNGFFKEGSCVLRAKINMESSNMNMRDPIMYRILQKKHHKTGYQWCIYPTYDWTHGQCDYIEQISHSLCSLEFENRKPLYNWYINQIYDEKKIKPKQIEFSRLNISHTITSKRKIKYLIEKKIIQSWDDPRILTISGLRHKGYTPISLINFVHNIGISKRNNIIDISLLEFCIRVHLNKIATRVMVVLDPIKLIIDNYPENTTEWIKAEKNPESTTIEFRKVPFSKYLFIEKNDFLEKEQENFFRLCIGKEVRLKNAYIIKANYIKKNFDGKITEIYCSYDQKSKSGKKEKNKEKGRVKSTLHWVSIKHSLPIKINLYNTLFLKKNPNIDFKKNINKKSIDKIMGYAEPFLKKAKKGDHYQFQRIGYFYVEKDKKNKIFFNKTVSIKNKWEKKIKKL from the coding sequence TTGGAAAGGATTAGATTTCGTTTTCCTCCTGAACCAAATGGATATCTTCATATTGGACACATTAAAGCTATATGTCTTAATTTTGAATTGGGTAGAAAATATAAGTCTCCAGTTAATTTAAGATTTGATGATACTAATCCTGTTGTAGAAAATAAAAATTTTATAGAATCTATTAAAAAAGATATTATTTTTTTGGGTTTCAAATGGGATAAAGAAAGTTATGCTTCAGATTATTTTACAAAACTTTACGAATGGGCTATTAAATTAATTAAAGATAATAAAGCTTATGTAGATGATCAATCTCAAAATATTATTAAATTTCAAAGAAAAAATCCTTTTGAAATTGGAATTAATAGTATCTATAGAAATAGATCAATAGATGAAAATCTAGATCTTTTTGATAAAATGAAAAATGGATTTTTTAAAGAAGGATCATGTGTTTTAAGAGCTAAAATTAATATGGAATCATCAAACATGAATATGAGAGATCCAATTATGTATAGAATATTACAAAAAAAACATCATAAAACTGGATATCAATGGTGTATTTATCCTACTTATGATTGGACTCATGGGCAATGTGATTATATTGAACAAATATCTCATTCATTATGTTCATTAGAATTTGAAAATAGAAAACCATTATACAATTGGTATATAAACCAAATATATGATGAAAAAAAAATTAAACCAAAACAAATAGAATTTTCAAGACTAAATATCAGTCATACTATAACTAGTAAAAGAAAAATTAAATATTTAATAGAAAAAAAAATAATACAATCTTGGGATGATCCACGTATTTTAACAATATCTGGATTACGACATAAAGGTTATACGCCAATTTCATTAATAAATTTTGTTCATAATATAGGAATTTCAAAAAGAAATAATATTATTGATATATCTCTTTTAGAATTTTGTATTAGAGTACATTTAAATAAAATAGCAACTAGAGTAATGGTAGTCCTAGATCCAATTAAGTTAATTATAGATAATTATCCTGAAAATACTACTGAATGGATAAAAGCTGAAAAAAATCCAGAAAGTACTACTATTGAATTTAGAAAAGTTCCTTTTTCAAAATATTTATTTATTGAAAAAAATGATTTTTTAGAAAAAGAACAAGAAAATTTTTTTCGTCTTTGTATTGGTAAAGAAGTAAGATTAAAAAATGCTTATATTATAAAAGCTAATTATATAAAAAAAAATTTTGATGGAAAAATAACAGAAATATATTGCTCTTATGATCAAAAAAGCAAATCTGGTAAAAAAGAAAAAAATAAGGAAAAAGGAAGAGTAAAAAGTACTTTACATTGGGTTTCTATAAAACATTCTTTACCTATAAAAATTAATTTATATAATACTCTTTTTTTAAAAAAAAATCCTAATATTGATTTTAAAAAAAATATAAATAAAAAATCAATAGATAAAATTATGGGATATGCAGAACCATTTTTGAAAAAAGCTAAAAAAGGAGATCATTATCAATTCCAAAGAATTGGTTATTTTTATGTAGAAAAGGATAAAAAAAATAAAATTTTTTTTAATAAAACAGTATCTATAAAAAATAAATGGGAAAAAAAAATAAAAAAATTATAA
- the rpoC gene encoding DNA-directed RNA polymerase subunit beta', protein MNKNKNNKFSKITIRLASPEVILKESHGEVLKPETINYRTHKPERDGLFCERIFGPVKDYECACGKYKRIRYKGIVCDRCGVEVTEKKVRRERMGHISLVVPVVHIWCFRSSPNKVGYLLGLPSKKLEMIIYYERYVVIQGGNAFHSDGSPYQKGDFLNEEEYLSILNSLPKGNQHLEDSDPNKFIAKMGAECIENLLNRINLDTLSIELRNQAHNETSKQRRTEALKRLQVVESFIEGKKNGGDPSWMIIHVLSVIPPELRPLVPLDGGRYAASDMTDLYRRVLIRNNRLKRLIEIKAPEVILRNEKRMLQEAVDSLFDNSRKVSAVKSEANRPLKSLSDILKGKQGRFRQNLLGKRVDYSARSVIVVGPHLKLHECGIPKDMAAELYKPFIIRKLIERGIVKTVKSSKRIIDKREPMIWDILENVLKGHPVLLNRAPTLHRLGIQAFQPKLIEGKAIQLHPLVCSAFNADFDGDQMAVHLPLSDGAILEAQLLMLASQNILNPANGSPITVPSQDMVLGLYYMTKPLLSDSSRNVKGEGLIFYSPEEVEIAYNQKIVDLHALIKVKVNIREENKFLSKLIETTVGRVLFNQVVPEKVGFINESLTKKSLREIIGKILYLTDVPTASNFLDDIKELGFYNAFKGGLSFGLGDIIIPDNKKYMVNHAIKQVDDVKINYNMGLITNNERYNQVIDIWTNTNTMLTEKVMKYMREDRQGFNPVYMMLDSGARGSKEQIRQLSGMRGLMAKPKKAGSSGGEIIENPILSNFREGLSILEYFISTHGARKGLADTALKTADAGYLTRRLVDAAQDVIIKIEDCNTLRGLEISALKKNEEIVETLFDRILGRVSLNDIFHPKTNELIVNSREMINEIIANIIEKSGIEIIEVRSPLTCEAKMGICSKCYGRNLSTGEIVQKGEAVGVIAAQSIGEPGTQLTLRTFHVGGTAGNITESSQIRTKYNGIVEFEDLKLVKKNSGKVGIVVSRSTEMKFFNEKKSSILMMNNIPYGATLYVKHGDKLKKGDLICKWDLYNAVIIAEFSGKISYEHLEQGVTFQIEIDEQTGFQEKVITEVRNKNLIPTLKILDEDNKELKIYNLPVGAHLMVEDEETIDIGKILVKVPRRSAKSGDITGGLPRLSELFEARNPSNPAVVSEMDGIVTHGKIKRGNREIIVESKTGEIRKYLVKLSNQILVQENDYVKAGMPLSDGAVTPNDILNIRGPRAVQEYLIKEIQEVYRLQGVKINDKHFEVIVLQMMRKVEVIDIGDSKFLEGSIEYKDDFIEENDRISQMRVVEDNGDSDIFKNGDIISYRDFINENAVLKYKNKKLIKTRNAIAATARPILQGITRAALQTKSFISAASFQETTKVLSEAAISSKTDYLYGLKENVIVGHKIPAGTGLREYESISAEILE, encoded by the coding sequence ATGAATAAAAATAAAAACAATAAATTCAGTAAAATTACTATTAGATTAGCTTCTCCAGAAGTAATATTAAAAGAATCTCATGGAGAAGTATTAAAACCGGAAACAATAAATTATCGTACACATAAACCAGAAAGAGATGGTCTTTTTTGTGAAAGAATTTTTGGTCCTGTAAAAGATTATGAATGTGCTTGTGGTAAATATAAAAGAATCCGTTATAAAGGAATCGTTTGTGATAGATGTGGAGTCGAAGTTACTGAAAAAAAAGTTAGAAGAGAACGTATGGGACATATTAGTCTTGTCGTTCCTGTTGTTCATATTTGGTGTTTTAGATCATCTCCTAATAAAGTAGGATATTTGTTAGGATTACCCTCCAAAAAACTTGAAATGATTATTTATTATGAAAGATATGTTGTTATACAAGGAGGAAATGCTTTTCATTCAGATGGATCTCCTTATCAAAAAGGAGATTTTTTAAATGAAGAAGAATATTTATCTATTTTAAATTCTTTACCAAAAGGTAATCAACATTTAGAAGATTCAGATCCAAATAAATTTATTGCTAAAATGGGAGCAGAATGCATAGAAAATTTATTGAATCGTATAAATTTAGATACTTTATCTATAGAATTAAGGAATCAAGCTCATAATGAAACTTCTAAACAAAGACGTACAGAAGCTTTAAAACGTTTGCAAGTAGTAGAATCTTTTATAGAAGGTAAAAAAAATGGAGGAGATCCATCTTGGATGATTATTCATGTATTATCTGTAATACCTCCAGAATTACGTCCTTTAGTACCTTTAGACGGAGGACGTTATGCTGCTTCTGATATGACAGATTTATATCGTCGTGTACTTATAAGAAATAATCGTTTAAAAAGACTTATAGAAATTAAAGCTCCTGAAGTTATTCTTCGTAATGAAAAAAGAATGTTGCAAGAGGCAGTAGATTCTTTATTTGATAATTCAAGAAAGGTATCTGCAGTAAAATCAGAAGCTAATCGACCTTTAAAATCTTTATCTGATATTTTAAAAGGGAAACAAGGACGTTTTAGACAAAATCTTCTAGGAAAAAGAGTAGATTATTCTGCTAGATCTGTTATTGTAGTTGGACCACATTTAAAATTACATGAGTGTGGAATTCCTAAAGATATGGCTGCGGAACTTTATAAACCTTTTATTATTAGAAAGTTAATTGAAAGAGGCATAGTAAAAACAGTAAAATCTTCTAAAAGAATTATTGATAAAAGAGAGCCTATGATATGGGATATTTTAGAAAATGTTTTAAAAGGACATCCTGTATTATTGAATAGAGCTCCTACTTTGCATAGATTAGGAATTCAAGCTTTTCAACCTAAATTAATAGAAGGAAAAGCTATTCAATTACATCCTTTAGTTTGTTCTGCTTTTAATGCAGATTTCGATGGAGATCAAATGGCTGTACATTTACCATTATCTGATGGAGCTATTTTAGAAGCTCAACTTTTGATGTTAGCTTCTCAAAATATTTTAAATCCTGCGAATGGATCTCCTATTACAGTACCTTCTCAAGATATGGTATTAGGATTGTATTATATGACTAAACCTTTATTATCTGATTCCAGTAGAAATGTAAAAGGTGAAGGTTTAATTTTTTATTCTCCAGAAGAAGTAGAAATAGCCTATAATCAAAAAATAGTAGATTTACATGCTTTAATTAAAGTTAAAGTGAATATTCGTGAAGAAAATAAATTTTTATCTAAATTAATAGAAACTACCGTAGGTAGAGTATTATTTAATCAAGTTGTTCCTGAAAAAGTAGGATTTATTAATGAATCTCTTACTAAAAAATCATTAAGAGAAATTATAGGTAAAATTCTATATTTAACGGATGTTCCTACTGCTTCTAATTTTTTAGATGATATTAAAGAATTAGGTTTTTATAATGCATTTAAAGGAGGACTTTCTTTTGGTTTAGGAGATATTATTATACCTGATAATAAAAAATATATGGTGAACCATGCTATTAAACAGGTAGATGACGTAAAAATAAATTACAATATGGGATTAATAACGAATAATGAACGTTATAATCAAGTAATTGATATTTGGACAAATACAAATACTATGCTTACAGAAAAAGTAATGAAATATATGCGTGAAGATAGACAAGGTTTTAATCCTGTATATATGATGTTAGATTCTGGAGCTAGAGGATCTAAAGAACAAATACGTCAACTTTCTGGAATGCGAGGTTTAATGGCTAAACCTAAAAAAGCTGGATCTTCTGGAGGAGAAATTATTGAGAATCCAATATTATCTAATTTTAGAGAAGGATTATCTATTTTAGAATATTTTATATCTACTCATGGAGCTAGAAAAGGATTAGCAGATACAGCATTAAAAACAGCAGATGCAGGATATCTTACAAGACGTTTAGTTGATGCTGCACAAGATGTTATTATAAAAATAGAAGATTGTAATACATTACGTGGATTAGAAATATCTGCGTTGAAAAAAAATGAAGAAATAGTAGAAACTTTATTTGATAGAATTTTAGGTCGTGTTTCTTTAAATGATATTTTTCATCCAAAAACTAATGAATTAATAGTAAATTCTAGAGAAATGATTAATGAAATAATAGCAAACATTATTGAAAAATCTGGAATAGAAATAATAGAAGTAAGATCTCCTCTTACATGTGAAGCAAAAATGGGTATTTGTTCTAAATGTTATGGACGTAATTTATCTACAGGAGAAATAGTGCAAAAAGGAGAAGCAGTAGGAGTTATAGCTGCACAATCTATTGGTGAACCTGGAACTCAATTAACTTTACGTACGTTTCATGTTGGAGGAACAGCAGGTAATATTACAGAATCCTCTCAAATAAGAACTAAATATAATGGTATTGTAGAATTTGAAGATTTAAAATTAGTAAAAAAAAATTCTGGAAAAGTAGGAATTGTTGTTTCTCGTTCTACAGAAATGAAATTTTTTAATGAAAAAAAATCATCTATTTTAATGATGAATAATATTCCTTATGGAGCTACTTTATATGTTAAACATGGAGATAAATTAAAAAAAGGAGATTTAATTTGTAAATGGGATTTATATAATGCAGTAATCATTGCTGAATTTTCTGGAAAAATATCTTATGAACATTTAGAACAAGGGGTTACCTTTCAAATAGAAATAGATGAACAAACAGGTTTTCAAGAAAAAGTTATCACAGAAGTAAGAAATAAAAATTTAATTCCAACATTAAAGATTCTTGATGAAGATAATAAAGAATTAAAAATATATAATTTACCAGTTGGAGCTCATTTAATGGTAGAAGATGAAGAAACAATTGATATAGGTAAAATATTAGTAAAAGTACCTAGAAGATCAGCTAAATCTGGAGATATTACAGGAGGATTACCTCGTTTATCTGAATTATTTGAAGCACGTAATCCTTCTAATCCAGCTGTAGTATCGGAAATGGACGGAATAGTTACTCATGGTAAAATAAAAAGAGGAAATAGAGAAATTATTGTAGAATCTAAAACAGGTGAAATTAGAAAATATCTTGTAAAATTATCTAATCAAATACTTGTTCAAGAAAATGATTATGTAAAAGCAGGAATGCCATTATCAGATGGAGCAGTTACTCCTAATGATATTTTAAATATAAGAGGACCTCGAGCTGTTCAAGAATATTTAATAAAAGAGATACAGGAAGTATATCGTTTACAAGGAGTTAAAATTAATGATAAACATTTTGAAGTTATTGTTTTACAAATGATGAGAAAAGTAGAAGTAATAGATATTGGAGATTCTAAATTTTTAGAAGGAAGTATTGAGTATAAAGATGATTTTATAGAAGAAAATGATAGAATATCTCAAATGAGAGTAGTAGAAGATAATGGAGATTCAGATATTTTTAAAAATGGAGATATTATTTCTTATAGAGATTTTATAAATGAAAATGCTGTATTAAAATATAAAAATAAAAAATTAATAAAAACTAGAAATGCTATAGCTGCTACTGCTAGACCTATATTGCAGGGTATAACTAGAGCAGCTTTACAAACTAAATCTTTTATATCTGCAGCTTCATTTCAGGAAACAACAAAAGTTTTAAGTGAAGCGGCTATAAGTAGTAAAACTGATTATTTATATGGATTAAAAGAAAATGTTATTGTAGGACATAAAATTCCTGCTGGAACTGGATTAAGAGAATATGAAAGTATTTCTGCAGAAATATTAGAATAA